The uncultured Cohaesibacter sp. region CCGATTAACAAGCACACGGCAGAGCAGAATCTGGCCAAAGAAGCTCTGGACAAGCAACCCGGTATCGATATTGCGATCAACCAGCTCGACTTTGCCCGTGGTCGTCCGCGTCCGCCGGTGGTTACCTGGATGCGTGCCAGCGAATATGGCCTCTGGGAAGCCATGGCTCTGGGTCAGCGCGACGTCAAGGACGTCCTCTCTGAATTCGCGACCAAGACCCGCGAAGAAGCGGCCCGTCTGGCCAAGTAAGGTTCCATAGTCTCTGAGTGTCTTACAGGGCGGGGGCTGCATGCAGTCCCCGCCGCAAGACCCATCTGCAACAGGTTGCCTCCATGGCCCGCAAGTTCTTGCCCTATTTCTACATTCTGCCGCTTTTGGCTTTCATTGCGGTTTTCACCTATATCCCGATTGCTACGAGCATCAATCTCAGCTTTCGTGAATGGGATTTCATGTCTGCCACCAAGCCCTTTGTCGGGCTTGAGAATTATCAGCTGCTGCTGACCTCAACCGAGTTCTGGAACTCGGTGAAGATAACGGCGATTTTTGCCATCATCTCCGTGCCTTTGCGTCTGGCGTTGGCATTGATGGCCGCCAGTTTCCTGACATCGGAGAAATTCGCTCCGCGTATGTTGCGTGGCGCATTCTTTTTGCCTTCGGTCACGTCCACAGTGTCAATCGCCGTCGTCTTTTCGTGGGTTTTCTCCACCGACTATGGAGTCGCCAACGCGCTGCTCAAGCATATCGGCGTGGGCAAGATCCCGTGGATGCAAGACCCGCAGTTGGCGCTGTTGGTGCTAATCCTGGTCAACACCTGGAAGCAGATCGGCTATGACATCGTCATCTATATTGCCGGTCTACAGGCGATCCCGCAGGAGCTTTACGATGCCGCCGCCGTGGATGGCGGGCGCCGTTTTCATGTCTTTCGCCGCGTCACCATGCCTC contains the following coding sequences:
- a CDS encoding sugar ABC transporter permease, which produces MARKFLPYFYILPLLAFIAVFTYIPIATSINLSFREWDFMSATKPFVGLENYQLLLTSTEFWNSVKITAIFAIISVPLRLALALMAASFLTSEKFAPRMLRGAFFLPSVTSTVSIAVVFSWVFSTDYGVANALLKHIGVGKIPWMQDPQLALLVLILVNTWKQIGYDIVIYIAGLQAIPQELYDAAAVDGGRRFHVFRRVTMPLVMPTTYFLLVISVIEAFQVFTIVNVMTHGGPASATDMLVNMLYRVGFTLFDIGTGSALAVLLFILLIALSLIKSRVIGRKVHYEA